CGTAGCGCCACGACATGCGCTCGACGTGATCGGCCTGGAAGAAGAACTCGTACGGGAATCCGAGCGGGTCCTCCACGCGCACCGAGTCACCGATGCCTGTGACGAATCCGTCAGGACGGCGCTCGACACGGCATCCGAGCTCGGTGTAGAACTCGACGGCGCGGTCGAGGTCCTCCGCGCTGCGCACGCGGTAGCTGAAGGCGGCCACGGCAGCGATCGGGCCCTTGCGCAGCACGAGGTTGTGGTGGATGAACTCCTCGGTGGAGCGGAGGTGGATCGCCTCATCGTCTTCGGAGGTGACGTACAGGCCGAGGATGTCGACGTAGAACTGGCGGGATGCTGCGAGGTCCGTGACCACGAGCTCCATGTACGCGCAGCGGAGGATGTCAGGTGGCGTGCTCGTCGGCGTCGCGACGGGGTTGTCGGAGTGGATCGGCGCCTCCTGGCTCACGTAGTAGCCAGAGGAGGTCAGAGTCATGTCTTCACGGTTGGTCATGTCAGCGTCCTTGCTTCTGCGCCCGGTTCGGGGATCAGTTCTTTCCGAAGACGGGGTTGTGGACCTCGCCGAGATTGATGTGCACCGCCTGCTGGTCGGTGTAGAAGTCGATCGAGCGGTAGCCGCCCTCGTGACCGAGACCCGAGGCCTTCACGCCGCCGAACGGGGTGCGGAGATCGCGCACGTTGTTGCTGTTCAGCCACACCATGCCCGCTTCGAGATCGCCGGCGAAGTTGTGGGCGCGCTTGAGATCGTTCGTCCAGATGTACGCCGCGAGACCGTACTTCGTGTTGTTCGCCAGAGCGAGCGCCTCGGCATCGTTCGTGAACGGGGTGATCGCGACCACGGGGCCGAAGATCTCCACTTGGAAGATCCGTGCGTCGGGGTAGACATCGGCGAACACGGTCGGTGAGACGTAGTTTCCGGTCTCGAAACCTTCAGGGCGTCCACCGCCGGCGACGAGGCGCCCCTCGGTCTTGCCGATCTCGACGTAGCTCATGACCTTCTCGTAGTGCTCGGGGTGCACGAGAGCGCCAACTTCGGTGGCAGGGTCGTTCGGCAGTCCGACCTTCACGCGCTTCGCCTGAGCTGCGTACTTCTCGACGAACTCGTCGTAGATCGACTGCTCGACGAGGATGCGGCTGCCGGCAGTGCAGCGCTCGCCGTTGAGGGAGAACACCCCGAAGATCGTGGCGTTGACCGCTGCATCCAGATCGGCGTCGGCGAAGACGACGGCCGGCGACTTTCCACCGAGCTCCATCGAGAGGCCCTTGAGGTACGGCGCGGCATTGGCGAAGATCAGCTGCCCCGTCGAGCTCTCGCCGGTGAAGGAGATGAGTGGCACGTCAGGATGCTTCACGAGCGCGTCGCCGGCATCCTCACCGAGGCCGTTCACGAGGTTGAAGACGCCCTTCGGCAGCCCCGCCTCCTCGAAGATCCCGGCCCACAGCGACGCCGACAGCGGGGTGAACTCCGCGGGCTTCAGCACGACGGTGTTACCCGTCGCGAGTGCGGGGCCGAGCTTCCACGACTCGAGCATGAACGGCGTGTTCCATGGCGTGATGAGGCCCGCGACGCCTATCGGCTTGCGGTTGACGTAATTGATCTGGCGGCCCGGAACCTTGAACGTGTCATCGGCCTGCGCGACGATCAGGTCGGCGAAGAAGCGGAAGTTCTCGGCCGCGCGACGAGCCTGGCCAAGAGCCTGCGTGATCGGCAAGCCGGAGTCGTAGCTCTCCAGCTCGGCGAGGCGATGATCGCGTGATTCGACGATGTCTGCGATCCTGTGCAGTACGCGTGAGCGCTCGCGGGGGAGCATCTTCGGCCACGGACCCTCGTCGAATGCGCGCTTGGCGGAGGCGACCGCAAGGTCTATGTCGGCCTTCTTGCC
The DNA window shown above is from Microbacterium murale and carries:
- the hpaE gene encoding 5-carboxymethyl-2-hydroxymuconate semialdehyde dehydrogenase, with product MTDSRIPADLPDHIQHYIDGAFVDSVDGDTFDVLDPVTNENYTTASAGKKADIDLAVASAKRAFDEGPWPKMLPRERSRVLHRIADIVESRDHRLAELESYDSGLPITQALGQARRAAENFRFFADLIVAQADDTFKVPGRQINYVNRKPIGVAGLITPWNTPFMLESWKLGPALATGNTVVLKPAEFTPLSASLWAGIFEEAGLPKGVFNLVNGLGEDAGDALVKHPDVPLISFTGESSTGQLIFANAAPYLKGLSMELGGKSPAVVFADADLDAAVNATIFGVFSLNGERCTAGSRILVEQSIYDEFVEKYAAQAKRVKVGLPNDPATEVGALVHPEHYEKVMSYVEIGKTEGRLVAGGGRPEGFETGNYVSPTVFADVYPDARIFQVEIFGPVVAITPFTNDAEALALANNTKYGLAAYIWTNDLKRAHNFAGDLEAGMVWLNSNNVRDLRTPFGGVKASGLGHEGGYRSIDFYTDQQAVHINLGEVHNPVFGKN